Proteins encoded in a region of the Paenibacillus sp. W2I17 genome:
- a CDS encoding TetR/AcrR family transcriptional regulator, whose protein sequence is MSSRKQSLLETALALFLEHSYANTTIQMILDQSGVSKGTFYKFFSSKEDCLYSIIDQRMQEDVFIRKELEQNHYTSDYDLLVDQIAIPMSVPNKERVWELYWTGFYSGEINSAKLATVHLKWLSTRLIQVYGNDISLYANEGAILCYGILHQIANTSRSLNTQKPVWSEVVPKVLTYIEVILRTMHQRNEHIFDFQSLYFLNADERSHDMGLDIDNVLIELDEFNNRVQKSKESASLKQLSKGLLALLQDQTRGFKYSCNRSGASSVSQRVQIQCVSI, encoded by the coding sequence ATGAGTAGTCGTAAACAAAGTTTATTGGAAACAGCACTTGCACTATTTTTAGAGCATAGCTATGCAAATACAACAATCCAGATGATCCTGGATCAATCAGGTGTATCCAAAGGCACATTCTACAAATTCTTCAGTTCCAAAGAAGACTGTTTATATTCGATTATTGATCAGCGTATGCAAGAGGATGTTTTCATTCGCAAAGAGCTTGAACAAAACCACTATACATCGGATTATGACCTGCTCGTAGATCAGATTGCGATTCCTATGTCTGTACCTAATAAAGAGCGAGTATGGGAATTATATTGGACGGGTTTTTATTCCGGGGAGATCAACTCAGCCAAACTGGCTACAGTTCACCTAAAATGGCTGTCCACACGCTTGATTCAGGTGTACGGGAACGATATTAGCTTATATGCCAACGAAGGGGCAATATTGTGCTACGGCATATTACATCAGATTGCCAATACATCAAGAAGTCTAAATACGCAAAAACCAGTATGGAGCGAAGTGGTTCCAAAAGTACTAACGTACATTGAAGTGATTCTAAGAACAATGCACCAGAGAAATGAACATATTTTCGACTTTCAGTCTCTCTATTTCCTGAATGCCGATGAGCGTAGCCATGATATGGGTCTGGACATCGACAATGTATTGATCGAATTGGATGAGTTCAACAACCGTGTTCAAAAATCCAAGGAATCTGCATCATTGAAGCAACTTTCGAAGGGGCTTTTAGCGTTATTACAGGATCAGACAAGAGGATTTAAATATTCCTGTAATCGAAGTGGTGCTTCAAGCGTTTCACAAAGAGTACAAATCCAGTGCGTTTCAATCTGA
- a CDS encoding TetR/AcrR family transcriptional regulator, protein MIKRNLRHLKKEATEKALAGAAFELTLEHGLDGFTVEDIVHQVGCSRRTFANYFTCKEEAVARGAISVQNTTELEELLTKMPDNASLLDVLYNLIKMQLTTELLGRLHQLVSLSQTYPVLEPHYLGAMHRMQTQAQDTLLDLSNGKYDEIYTYLLINALYGSILPLIDGRLNVLLPGQVITEDTKPGALTFDQFLEITFNHLRAGFEHANHPHSS, encoded by the coding sequence ATGATTAAACGAAACTTGCGACATTTGAAAAAAGAAGCGACTGAAAAAGCACTTGCTGGTGCTGCATTTGAACTGACTCTTGAACACGGACTCGATGGTTTTACGGTCGAAGATATCGTGCATCAGGTGGGTTGTTCACGTAGAACATTTGCAAACTACTTCACATGTAAAGAAGAAGCCGTAGCAAGAGGCGCAATATCCGTTCAGAATACAACCGAACTCGAAGAGTTACTTACCAAAATGCCCGACAATGCCTCTTTGCTTGACGTACTGTATAACCTGATCAAGATGCAGCTTACAACAGAACTCTTAGGAAGGCTTCATCAACTAGTATCACTATCTCAGACCTATCCCGTGTTAGAACCACATTATCTTGGAGCCATGCACCGGATGCAGACGCAGGCACAAGATACCTTATTAGACTTATCTAACGGGAAATATGACGAGATCTATACTTATCTTCTGATTAACGCACTATATGGATCGATACTGCCATTAATTGATGGAAGACTCAATGTGTTGCTGCCCGGACAAGTCATTACTGAAGATACCAAGCCCGGTGCTTTAACCTTCGATCAATTTTTGGAAATTACGTTTAATCATTTGCGGGCAGGATTCGAACATGCCAACCATCCACATTCATCATAG
- a CDS encoding MMPL family transporter gives MSTLLYRVGKTAFSKPATFIIGWVLILGIVISMISINGIHISSEMKIEGTESQKVLDQLAKELPAASGGQGSVVFKAPDNERLDTPENMAAMMKGVTEVYGLDKVINPADYAAEAGNSGAAEMAQNAQATDMARSTTTTPPPYGPLMVNGVPVPGMLISSDGSIALFQFQFTVEQSAITQDVFDSVIQSVMTVEQGTNITVLPGETLKTVSIGVGSAEIVGLVIAVIVLLITLGSVVAAGLPLITALLGVAIGVGGAFSISKFIEMPSVTSVLALMVGLAVGIDYALFIVNRQRRMIIDQGLSAKEATARAIGTSGSAVFFAGLTVIIALCGMLVIGLTFLSTMALVAAATVLINVFVALTLLPALLGLVGERICSAKARDKSTKHPKATSHGVADRWVKFVIKNRWATIIAIIVILGFAATPITKMEMGIPGASSANLDTTARQSYDAISEGFGEGFNGPLILVAEPNQSSAKVTPELLGGLVMELQGQNNVAQVTPLGMTEDLAIFSLIPKTGPNDNLTKTLVTDLRATDSSIAQTYDVKLGVTGLTAVNIDMSAKLAQVFPIYVGIIILLSLIILLLVFRSIIVPIKATIGFLLSILATFGITTAVFQWGWLHSLFGFDTGGPLLSFMPIIVTGILYGLAMDYQVFLVSSMRESYVHGHRGTESVVHGYNQVSRVVVAAAVIMVSVFAGFIFTDDVMIKQIGFTLAVGILIDAFIIRMGLVPAIMAIFGDKAWALPKWLDRILPNLDVEGEKLIASLNAEEHANTKSGLK, from the coding sequence ATGTCTACATTATTATACAGAGTGGGGAAAACCGCTTTTAGCAAACCTGCAACCTTCATCATTGGCTGGGTTTTAATTCTGGGAATTGTCATTTCCATGATCAGCATCAATGGTATTCACATCAGTTCTGAAATGAAGATTGAAGGCACCGAGTCACAGAAGGTTCTGGATCAATTGGCAAAAGAACTGCCAGCCGCTTCCGGCGGTCAAGGAAGTGTTGTGTTCAAGGCACCGGACAACGAGCGTTTGGATACGCCTGAAAATATGGCTGCCATGATGAAAGGTGTTACTGAGGTTTACGGATTAGACAAAGTCATTAATCCTGCGGACTATGCAGCTGAAGCGGGTAATTCGGGTGCTGCTGAGATGGCTCAGAATGCTCAGGCTACCGATATGGCACGATCTACAACAACCACTCCTCCACCTTATGGACCTTTGATGGTGAATGGTGTACCAGTGCCAGGCATGCTGATCTCTTCGGATGGAAGCATTGCACTGTTCCAATTCCAATTTACAGTTGAGCAATCTGCCATAACCCAAGATGTATTTGATTCCGTTATTCAATCTGTTATGACGGTAGAGCAAGGAACCAACATTACGGTCTTGCCGGGCGAAACGCTCAAAACGGTATCGATTGGAGTCGGCTCGGCTGAGATTGTCGGATTGGTGATTGCTGTCATTGTATTGCTGATCACCCTTGGCTCCGTTGTTGCAGCAGGTCTGCCTCTGATCACCGCACTCCTCGGAGTTGCCATTGGAGTTGGTGGTGCGTTCTCGATCTCCAAATTCATTGAAATGCCTAGTGTCACTTCCGTCCTGGCTCTCATGGTTGGATTGGCTGTCGGAATTGACTATGCGCTCTTCATTGTCAATCGCCAACGTCGAATGATTATTGATCAGGGCTTGAGTGCAAAAGAAGCAACGGCCAGAGCCATTGGTACATCGGGCAGCGCGGTATTTTTTGCCGGATTAACGGTCATTATTGCACTGTGCGGTATGCTTGTCATCGGTCTCACATTCTTGTCTACGATGGCTTTGGTCGCAGCTGCCACCGTACTCATCAACGTATTTGTTGCTTTAACCTTGTTGCCAGCTTTACTCGGATTGGTAGGAGAACGCATCTGTTCCGCCAAAGCTCGTGATAAAAGCACGAAACATCCTAAAGCCACTAGCCACGGAGTCGCGGATAGATGGGTGAAATTCGTTATCAAAAATCGTTGGGCTACCATTATCGCCATCATCGTCATTCTTGGTTTTGCCGCGACGCCGATTACCAAAATGGAAATGGGTATCCCCGGCGCTTCCTCAGCGAATCTGGATACAACTGCAAGACAAAGTTATGATGCCATCTCCGAAGGCTTCGGAGAAGGATTCAACGGACCACTTATTCTGGTCGCAGAGCCTAATCAATCTTCCGCAAAAGTTACACCGGAACTCTTGGGCGGTCTGGTGATGGAACTCCAAGGTCAGAATAACGTTGCACAAGTCACACCGCTTGGTATGACAGAAGATTTAGCTATTTTCAGTCTCATTCCAAAAACGGGTCCTAACGATAATCTCACTAAAACACTGGTCACTGATCTACGCGCGACTGATTCCAGCATCGCACAGACCTATGATGTGAAACTCGGAGTTACTGGACTCACAGCTGTTAACATCGATATGTCAGCCAAACTGGCGCAGGTGTTCCCTATTTATGTAGGCATCATCATCCTGTTGTCCCTGATCATCCTGTTACTCGTATTCCGTTCGATTATCGTTCCAATTAAAGCCACCATCGGTTTCCTGCTTAGTATCCTGGCTACATTCGGGATCACAACTGCTGTATTCCAATGGGGCTGGCTGCATTCGCTCTTTGGTTTCGATACCGGTGGCCCGCTGCTGAGCTTTATGCCGATCATCGTAACAGGTATCCTGTATGGCCTGGCGATGGACTATCAAGTCTTCCTTGTTAGCTCCATGCGGGAATCCTATGTGCATGGTCATCGCGGGACCGAATCCGTTGTTCATGGATACAATCAGGTAAGTCGCGTGGTTGTTGCCGCAGCAGTGATTATGGTCTCTGTATTTGCAGGATTTATATTCACTGATGATGTCATGATCAAGCAGATTGGTTTCACTTTGGCGGTAGGCATTCTGATTGATGCTTTTATCATCCGTATGGGTTTGGTCCCTGCTATCATGGCTATTTTCGGAGACAAAGCTTGGGCACTTCCAAAATGGCTGGATCGCATCCTGCCAAACCTGGATGTTGAAGGCGAGAAGCTGATTGCTTCCCTGAATGCTGAAGAGCATGCCAACACGAAGTCTGGATTAAAATAA
- a CDS encoding gamma-glutamyl-gamma-aminobutyrate hydrolase family protein, giving the protein MKKPMIGVLPLYDTDKKSYWMLPEYMNAIEGAGGIPIMLPLTTDIEIIATLANQFDGFLFTGGHDLNPELYHEHEEVTCGELCIERDMMESILLQKVIELDKPAFGICRGLQLFNVMLGGTLYQDIPTSLQLHGNKIVNHKQSPPYTDLVHDVHIDKNNILYDILQTDTIKVNSYHHQGIKMLSDKLTAVAVAEDGLVESAVMPNRSFVLAVQWHPEYSYKVDDYSQTLFAAFVNASKSPRYTIHIEEITA; this is encoded by the coding sequence ATGAAAAAGCCCATGATCGGTGTACTGCCTTTATATGATACGGACAAAAAAAGTTACTGGATGCTTCCAGAATATATGAACGCCATAGAAGGAGCAGGTGGGATTCCAATTATGCTGCCTTTGACAACGGATATCGAGATCATAGCAACGCTAGCTAATCAGTTCGATGGGTTCCTGTTCACCGGGGGACATGATCTCAATCCTGAGCTGTATCATGAGCATGAAGAGGTTACTTGTGGAGAGTTATGTATTGAACGCGATATGATGGAGTCGATATTATTACAAAAAGTAATTGAGCTTGATAAGCCTGCGTTTGGCATATGCCGTGGACTACAACTATTTAACGTTATGTTGGGTGGAACGTTATATCAAGACATTCCGACTAGCCTTCAACTTCATGGGAACAAGATCGTTAATCATAAGCAAAGTCCGCCGTATACGGATCTTGTACATGATGTACATATTGATAAAAATAATATCCTATACGATATTTTGCAAACAGATACGATAAAAGTGAACAGTTACCACCATCAGGGAATCAAGATGTTATCGGATAAGTTAACTGCTGTGGCAGTCGCTGAAGATGGACTCGTTGAATCCGCGGTAATGCCGAACCGCTCGTTTGTTTTGGCTGTGCAGTGGCATCCAGAGTACAGCTACAAAGTAGATGACTATAGTCAAACGTTATTTGCGGCGTTTGTTAATGCTTCTAAATCCCCGCGCTATACTATCCATATTGAAGAAATAACCGCATAA
- a CDS encoding MFS transporter, whose protein sequence is MTRNRENLLILTLTLVSFVLGTTEYVIVGVLKEIESYMKVSLAAAGMLVSGFAIAYAVGTPFAVAFLVKISRRSSILIGFAIVLALNLLTVFSTTFSSLMAIRIVSAVACGLTISLSISIVSDAVNRERRGEAIAWILGGFSIANVLGVPLGTFIGQHLSWSMTFVVTACIGVVPLVFMFRILPRQTTTIAGSFSDQMSLFVKPRILLACLIPVLGNSCIFVVFTYIAPLLSETMGVPVQWISAILLIYGVCSILSNWIGAKIAKGDFLPKLKGLFVIQAILFLGMSFAVSNLWIGLAFLFLIGCVSSSMSAASQLYLFDVSGAIAPGSKAFASTLLPVAANVGIALGSGVGGIAVNMGGVQWVPPVAVMLALLAFVVTLICQRSIQVNSDEATTVKAA, encoded by the coding sequence ATGACTAGAAATAGAGAGAACCTACTTATTTTAACGCTTACGCTTGTTAGCTTTGTACTGGGAACAACCGAGTATGTTATCGTGGGTGTGTTGAAGGAAATTGAAAGTTACATGAAAGTATCACTTGCTGCCGCGGGTATGCTTGTCTCCGGTTTTGCGATTGCATACGCAGTGGGTACACCATTTGCTGTGGCTTTCTTGGTCAAAATATCCAGAAGAAGTTCCATATTGATCGGATTTGCAATCGTGTTAGCATTAAATCTATTGACCGTGTTCTCAACAACGTTCTCTTCTCTGATGGCCATTCGCATCGTGTCGGCCGTTGCTTGTGGACTTACGATATCGCTTTCGATCTCGATCGTAAGCGACGCAGTGAACCGGGAGCGAAGAGGGGAAGCTATCGCCTGGATTTTGGGCGGATTTTCAATCGCAAATGTGCTGGGTGTTCCGCTCGGTACATTTATCGGACAACATCTAAGCTGGTCCATGACGTTTGTTGTTACAGCATGCATAGGTGTTGTGCCGCTGGTATTCATGTTTCGTATTCTGCCACGCCAAACAACAACGATTGCAGGTTCGTTCAGTGATCAGATGTCTCTCTTTGTGAAGCCACGGATATTGCTGGCCTGTCTGATCCCTGTACTGGGAAACAGCTGTATTTTCGTCGTTTTTACGTACATTGCGCCACTCCTGAGTGAGACGATGGGTGTGCCAGTACAATGGATTAGTGCCATACTCCTGATTTATGGAGTCTGCAGCATCCTGAGTAACTGGATTGGTGCCAAAATAGCCAAGGGTGATTTCCTACCCAAGCTCAAGGGGCTTTTCGTAATCCAAGCGATCCTCTTCCTGGGCATGAGTTTTGCCGTTTCCAATCTGTGGATCGGCTTGGCATTCCTGTTTCTGATTGGATGTGTGTCATCCTCCATGAGCGCGGCATCCCAGTTATATTTGTTTGATGTGTCTGGAGCGATCGCACCGGGGTCCAAAGCATTTGCATCTACACTCCTGCCTGTGGCGGCCAATGTGGGTATAGCGTTAGGCTCCGGCGTCGGGGGAATTGCCGTTAATATGGGTGGTGTCCAGTGGGTGCCTCCAGTTGCTGTGATGCTTGCCTTGCTGGCTTTTGTTGTTACCCTGATATGCCAGCGTTCCATCCAAGTGAATTCAGACGAAGCAACCACTGTAAAAGCAGCTTAG
- a CDS encoding AraC family transcriptional regulator, giving the protein MNTHHESGQRHPNRDCTIIYVGKLADNPHWSFPTHKHDDLHEIIYVTEGKGLFTIDGTKHWAQKGDMLIYNKGTLHEEKSNPEYPLSTFYCGFRFAEGTQTLEDWVIPPSNIPIIRANRYSDELHSLMQTLFNEFSIREHGYESISGHVLKAILLIIDRQSRQQLPSGEIVESNTLAESIKDYLDTNYRQNIKLKELADQFHIDFYYLIHMYKNHYGTSPYHYLIQRRMGEATRLLVSTNKKIWEIAKLVGYDNPNYFTILFTKTVGESPRSFRKKNQKDMFGDEASHSY; this is encoded by the coding sequence ATGAATACACACCACGAATCCGGCCAACGGCATCCAAATCGAGATTGCACCATTATTTATGTAGGCAAACTGGCCGACAATCCCCATTGGAGTTTTCCGACGCATAAACATGACGATCTGCATGAGATTATCTACGTAACTGAAGGCAAAGGATTGTTCACCATTGACGGCACCAAACACTGGGCTCAAAAAGGGGACATGCTCATATATAACAAGGGTACTCTTCACGAGGAGAAGTCCAATCCTGAATACCCGTTATCCACTTTTTATTGTGGCTTTCGTTTTGCAGAAGGCACCCAGACCCTTGAGGATTGGGTCATCCCTCCCTCTAACATTCCGATCATTCGAGCAAACCGATATTCCGATGAGCTCCATTCGTTAATGCAGACTCTCTTCAATGAATTTTCGATTCGGGAACATGGTTATGAGTCTATCTCTGGGCATGTCCTGAAAGCTATACTTCTGATCATCGATCGGCAGTCCCGTCAACAGCTTCCTAGTGGGGAGATCGTTGAGAGCAATACCCTTGCTGAGAGCATTAAAGACTATTTGGATACCAACTATCGGCAAAACATTAAACTCAAAGAATTGGCAGATCAATTTCATATCGATTTTTATTACTTAATTCATATGTACAAAAATCACTATGGCACTTCTCCTTATCATTACCTGATTCAACGAAGAATGGGTGAAGCTACCCGATTATTAGTTTCAACTAACAAAAAAATATGGGAAATCGCCAAACTGGTCGGTTACGACAACCCCAATTACTTTACGATTTTATTTACCAAAACGGTTGGTGAATCACCACGAAGTTTCCGAAAAAAGAATCAAAAGGATATGTTCGGGGATGAGGCGTCACATTCTTACTAA
- a CDS encoding methyl-accepting chemotaxis protein — protein MSTRLIAAFLAVLIIPTALIGYFSYHSAKDQVQQKMTDPINTILTMTGQHINNLVGEKAELLSYIDSMYGSDPSQANNEALQVGIDQLADTYPDILAITVGNDQGSVISSPAIEDATYDPRSTEWYTNGTSNNGSLYFSSIMKDPVSGNIYVEISKALSNEQGVASIKLDLERLANEISIVDVGGNGSLIVVDSNRTIAAWSGAIVKGGGGELGGALIEGIPVHPNTASSSDEPMAFSQFVRTDLAYDLEVYNGVNALTGWNVIALMGHEDFIAAAKPIMVSSLTVIAVSVLIAGVIIFFILRSFIVPMQKLRKATRSVSEGNLSERVNLKTENEFGILANDFDQMTISLQSVVAELHQTSSLLSHSSQMIQESTEQTTQSVQHVAETMHQTAESAIVGAENSEQTANAVEEMARGISTIAESASAIVDSAEETERAVANGGKTINQVGEQMEHILGAVEETSALINELSSLSAEANRMNEAIADISRQTNLLSLNASIEASRAGEHGKGFAVVAGEVRTLSMQSKQSADEIGATIGKMLDLIAKSTSLMNDKVRNQVGEGMRISQEASATISNIEQYTTHIVDQIQDISAVSEQLSASTEEVSATVAAMSHISKVSADSAQTTSAAAQEQMAAMQEISASSAQLSKTAENMQELVRRFKF, from the coding sequence ATGAGCACTAGACTCATTGCAGCTTTCCTTGCGGTGCTTATTATCCCAACTGCACTTATCGGTTATTTCTCGTATCATAGTGCCAAAGATCAAGTGCAACAAAAAATGACCGATCCCATCAATACAATATTAACGATGACCGGACAACATATTAACAATCTGGTGGGGGAAAAAGCAGAATTATTGAGTTACATAGACAGCATGTATGGCTCCGATCCCAGTCAGGCGAACAATGAAGCACTACAAGTAGGAATCGACCAGTTAGCTGATACATATCCTGATATTCTTGCCATTACCGTAGGCAACGACCAAGGCAGTGTTATATCTTCTCCAGCAATTGAGGATGCAACATACGATCCACGCAGCACAGAATGGTACACCAATGGTACAAGTAACAATGGATCACTCTATTTTTCGAGTATTATGAAAGATCCGGTATCCGGGAATATTTATGTAGAGATTTCAAAAGCTCTGTCAAATGAACAAGGTGTAGCAAGTATTAAACTTGATCTGGAGCGATTAGCAAATGAAATATCGATTGTGGATGTCGGAGGTAATGGAAGTCTGATTGTGGTGGACTCCAATCGAACCATCGCGGCTTGGTCCGGTGCGATTGTAAAAGGTGGGGGAGGAGAGCTCGGTGGAGCACTCATCGAGGGAATTCCAGTCCATCCAAATACGGCTTCAAGTTCCGATGAACCGATGGCATTTTCTCAATTTGTCAGAACGGATCTGGCGTATGATCTGGAGGTATATAACGGTGTTAATGCTTTGACGGGATGGAATGTCATTGCTTTGATGGGCCATGAAGATTTTATCGCCGCAGCGAAACCCATTATGGTGTCGAGTCTAACGGTCATTGCTGTATCTGTATTGATTGCCGGTGTAATTATTTTCTTCATTCTGAGATCTTTTATTGTACCTATGCAAAAACTGCGAAAGGCCACCCGTAGTGTAAGCGAAGGGAATCTGTCGGAACGAGTGAATCTTAAAACCGAAAACGAATTTGGTATATTGGCAAATGATTTTGACCAAATGACCATCTCCCTTCAATCGGTGGTTGCTGAACTTCATCAGACGTCATCGTTGTTAAGCCACTCTTCCCAGATGATTCAGGAAAGTACAGAACAAACCACCCAATCGGTTCAACATGTGGCGGAAACGATGCACCAGACTGCTGAATCAGCTATCGTTGGGGCGGAAAATTCGGAACAAACCGCGAATGCCGTAGAAGAGATGGCGAGAGGCATCAGTACAATTGCAGAATCTGCGAGTGCCATAGTTGATTCGGCTGAAGAGACGGAGCGCGCTGTTGCTAATGGTGGGAAAACGATAAATCAGGTCGGAGAACAAATGGAACACATTCTCGGAGCTGTTGAAGAAACCTCGGCATTGATTAATGAGCTGTCCAGTCTATCCGCTGAAGCCAATCGAATGAATGAAGCCATTGCGGATATCTCTCGGCAAACCAATCTTCTGTCACTGAATGCTTCTATTGAAGCATCAAGAGCAGGAGAACACGGAAAAGGTTTTGCGGTCGTTGCTGGTGAGGTGCGCACGTTATCCATGCAATCCAAACAAAGTGCGGACGAGATTGGTGCTACCATTGGCAAAATGCTTGATCTGATTGCCAAATCCACATCTCTTATGAATGATAAAGTTCGTAATCAAGTCGGTGAAGGTATGCGCATCAGCCAAGAAGCTTCAGCAACCATATCGAACATCGAACAATATACAACGCATATCGTGGATCAAATTCAGGATATTTCCGCTGTCTCAGAACAGTTGTCAGCCAGCACGGAAGAAGTCTCGGCTACAGTTGCCGCGATGAGTCATATCTCTAAAGTATCGGCTGATAGTGCTCAGACAACTTCAGCAGCAGCCCAAGAGCAAATGGCGGCGATGCAGGAGATATCCGCATCATCTGCTCAGCTATCCAAAACAGCTGAGAATATGCAAGAACTGGTTCGCCGGTTTAAGTTCTAG
- a CDS encoding response regulator: MYNAMIVEDSKPILRNIKMLLETLNFPIRIAATATNGEEALAAIKQSPIDLLLTDIRMPKMDGLSLIEQAKIANPDLKVILISGYSDFEYTRKALNLQVFDYLLKPVEREALEEVMGRVIDQLDQQMSKELLDLQEIIHPQCETTPKQGEEFPPLFSQMMIIMSKQPFTAGHERWVQVELEGIVQDFFAFHPCRVYTSQTPYQFVAFVNKSALEVYSSVHECLESLRRHLVAHDIDAIIGGQLLFAESGNLPELYHRMSSILSEQQRLKQGIVLDTGNPVSMARSETGCLDPVQESVFVQMIQARQKERFAFKLSELLNRWAEENVHMTEVDRFIGLVVDTFAHLYEEQGSGMRLGLELRSRQFAQAQSYADFCRELAEWTGQCFDMLQSHVRKSKAILFEQIDDYVKLNKYSQLSINDIAMKFHVSPSYVSRVIKNATQITFVQYYTRLRIQEACRLMECQPDMKFKEVSDLLSFSDQHYFSKVFKEYTGLSPTDYKQQMSGIKTQS, translated from the coding sequence ATGTATAACGCGATGATCGTTGAGGATAGCAAACCGATATTACGTAATATTAAAATGCTCTTGGAAACACTCAACTTTCCGATTCGTATAGCTGCTACGGCAACGAATGGAGAGGAAGCCTTGGCAGCGATAAAACAGTCACCGATTGATCTGCTGTTGACAGATATTCGAATGCCGAAAATGGATGGACTGTCCCTGATTGAGCAAGCCAAAATTGCCAACCCGGATCTGAAGGTCATCTTGATTAGCGGTTACAGCGATTTTGAATACACAAGAAAAGCATTGAACCTGCAAGTGTTTGACTATTTGTTAAAACCTGTCGAGCGAGAGGCGCTTGAAGAAGTCATGGGTCGGGTAATTGACCAACTTGATCAACAGATGTCCAAGGAACTGCTGGATTTGCAGGAAATCATTCATCCCCAATGTGAGACTACGCCCAAACAAGGGGAGGAGTTTCCGCCTTTATTCAGCCAGATGATGATCATTATGAGCAAACAGCCTTTTACCGCAGGGCATGAACGATGGGTGCAGGTGGAACTTGAGGGCATAGTACAGGATTTTTTTGCATTCCATCCTTGTCGTGTGTACACTAGTCAAACCCCATATCAATTTGTCGCTTTTGTCAATAAGAGTGCACTTGAGGTGTACTCTTCCGTACATGAATGTCTTGAATCGTTGCGACGGCATTTGGTTGCGCATGACATCGATGCGATCATTGGAGGACAACTTCTATTCGCTGAGTCTGGTAATCTGCCGGAGCTCTATCACCGCATGTCGTCCATTTTGTCTGAGCAGCAACGGTTGAAACAAGGAATAGTGCTGGATACCGGGAATCCGGTGTCGATGGCCAGATCTGAGACAGGCTGTCTGGATCCGGTGCAGGAATCTGTTTTTGTACAGATGATACAGGCTCGGCAGAAAGAACGGTTTGCTTTCAAGTTATCCGAATTGCTGAATCGATGGGCAGAGGAAAATGTACATATGACCGAGGTGGATCGGTTTATTGGTTTGGTCGTAGATACGTTTGCTCATCTGTACGAGGAACAGGGGTCGGGCATGAGATTGGGTCTGGAGCTTCGGTCAAGACAATTCGCCCAGGCACAGTCCTATGCCGATTTTTGCCGGGAACTGGCGGAATGGACGGGACAGTGCTTCGATATGCTGCAATCCCACGTTCGAAAAAGCAAGGCGATTCTGTTCGAACAGATTGACGATTACGTAAAACTAAATAAATACTCTCAATTATCTATCAACGACATTGCCATGAAGTTTCACGTTAGCCCGTCGTACGTCAGCAGAGTGATCAAAAATGCAACACAAATTACATTTGTTCAGTATTACACCCGGCTTCGCATTCAGGAAGCATGCAGACTGATGGAATGCCAACCGGACATGAAGTTTAAGGAAGTTTCCGATTTGTTGTCATTTAGCGATCAGCACTATTTCTCAAAGGTGTTCAAAGAGTATACGGGGCTAAGTCCTACGGATTATAAACAACAGATGTCTGGCATAAAGACCCAATCATAG